The window ACGCAGGAATCCCAGTACGGTTGTCCATCCGCCGCCTGGATCGTTCATTTTCGGGATCACATCGCCATGCAGTTCAGCAAATCGAACAAGCTCGCCAACGTCTGCTACGACATTCGCGGCCCGGTGCTCAAGCACGCCAAACGTCTGGAGGAGGAAGGTCAGCGCATCCTCAAGCTGAACATCGGCAACCCCGCGCCGTTTGGTTTCGAAGCGCCGGACGAAATCCTTCAGGATGTGATCCGCAACCTGCCGACCGCGCAAGGCTACAGCGACTCCAAAGGCCTGTTCAGCGCGCGTAAGGCGGTGATGCAGTACTACCAGCAAAAAAATGTTGAAGGTGTCGGCATCGAAGACATCTACCTGGGTAACGGCGTGTCCGAGCTGATCGTGATGTCGTTGCAGGCCCTGCTCAACAACGGCGACGAAGTGCTGGTGCCGGCCCCGGATTATCCGCTATGGACCGCTGCCGTGAGTCTGGCCGGTGGTAACGCCGTGCATTACCTGTGCGACGAAGGCGCCGACTGGTTCCCGGACCTGGCCGACATCAAGGCCAAGATCACTCCGAACACCAAGGCGATGGTGATCATCAACCCGAACAACCCGACCGGCGCGGTGTATTCGAAGGAAGTGTTGCTGGGCATGCTGGAACTGGCCCGTCAGCACAACCTGGTGGTGTTCTCCGACGAGATCTACGACAAGATTCTGTATGACGACGCCGTACACATCTGCACCGCTTCGCTGGCCCCGGACCTGCTGTGCCTGACCTTCAACGGTCTGTCGAAGTCCTATCGCGTGGCCGGTTTCCGCTCCGGTTGGATCGCGATTTCCGGGCCGAAACACAATGCCCAGAGCTACATCGAAGGCATCGACATGCTCGCCAACATGCGCCTGTGTGCCAACGTGCCGAGCCAGCATGCGATCCAGACCGCGCTGGGCGGTTATCAGAGCATCAACGATCTGGTGTTGCCGCAGGGCCGCCTGCTGGAACAGCGCAATCGCACCTGGGAGCTGCTCAACGACATTCCGGGCGTGAGCTGCGTCAAACCGATGGGCGCGCTGTATGCATTCCCGAAGATCGACCCGAAGGTCTGCCCGATCCACAACGACGAGAAATTCGTCCTCGACCTGCTGCTCTCCGAGAAATTGCTGGTGGTGCAGGGCACCGCGTTCAACTGGCCGTGGCCAGACCACTTCCGCGTCGTCACCCTGCCTCGCGTCGATGATCTGGAAATGGCTATCGGTCGTATCGGCAACTTCCTCAAGTCCTACCGCCAGTAACTGCCCATCAGTGCGCAACGGCCCGAACGTTGCGCACTGTCTGATTCAGCAACACTTCTGCGTTCCCCGCCGCCACGCGCCTTCTACACTTGCGATTCGTACCCGTCACTTGCGTCTGACGCAATGGCGACGGGTCGCGGCTGTCCGTCGTCCGTGTCGGAGTCTGTCGTGGGAAATGGGTCGTGCGCCGAGGAAACCGCTGTAGGACACAGTTTGAAATAGTCACTCGGTTGAATAGCCCGGTGCAGCACCTTATATACCCCGCAGTACGCTACATCTTTAGCTTGAGGAGATTTCTACAACCATGATGCGCATCCTGCTGTTTTTGGCCACTAACCTGGCGGTCGTGCTGATAGCCAGCATCACCCTGAGCCTGTTCGGCTTCAACGGGTTCATGGCGGCCAACGGGGTTGATCTCGACCTCAGTCAGCTGCTGGTTTTCTGTGCGGTCTTTGGTTTCGCCGGCTCGCTGTTCTCGCTGTTCATCTCCAAGTGGATGGCGAAGATGAGCACCGGCACCCAGATCATCAGCCAGCCACGTACCCGGCATGAGCAATGGCTGCTGCAAACTGTCGAGCAACTGTCCCGCGAAGCCGGGATCAAGATGCCCGAAGTCGGTATATTCCCGGCCTACGAAGCAAATGCCTTCGCCACTGGCTGGAACAAGAACGACGCACTGGTCGCGGTCAGCCAGGGCCTGCTCGAACGCTTTTCGCCAGACGAAGTGAAAGCCGTGCTGGCCCACGAAATCGGTCACGTGGCCAACGGTGACATGGTCACTCTGGCGCTGATCCAGGGCGTGGTGAACACCTTCGTGATGTTCTTTGCGCGGATCATCGGCAACTTCGTCGACAAGGTGATCTTCAAGAACGAAGAAGGTCAGGGCATCGCCTATTACGTGGCAACCATTTTCGCTGAACTGGTCTTGGGCATCCTGG of the Pseudomonas sp. Seg1 genome contains:
- a CDS encoding pyridoxal phosphate-dependent aminotransferase, whose amino-acid sequence is MQFSKSNKLANVCYDIRGPVLKHAKRLEEEGQRILKLNIGNPAPFGFEAPDEILQDVIRNLPTAQGYSDSKGLFSARKAVMQYYQQKNVEGVGIEDIYLGNGVSELIVMSLQALLNNGDEVLVPAPDYPLWTAAVSLAGGNAVHYLCDEGADWFPDLADIKAKITPNTKAMVIINPNNPTGAVYSKEVLLGMLELARQHNLVVFSDEIYDKILYDDAVHICTASLAPDLLCLTFNGLSKSYRVAGFRSGWIAISGPKHNAQSYIEGIDMLANMRLCANVPSQHAIQTALGGYQSINDLVLPQGRLLEQRNRTWELLNDIPGVSCVKPMGALYAFPKIDPKVCPIHNDEKFVLDLLLSEKLLVVQGTAFNWPWPDHFRVVTLPRVDDLEMAIGRIGNFLKSYRQ
- the htpX gene encoding protease HtpX, yielding MMRILLFLATNLAVVLIASITLSLFGFNGFMAANGVDLDLSQLLVFCAVFGFAGSLFSLFISKWMAKMSTGTQIISQPRTRHEQWLLQTVEQLSREAGIKMPEVGIFPAYEANAFATGWNKNDALVAVSQGLLERFSPDEVKAVLAHEIGHVANGDMVTLALIQGVVNTFVMFFARIIGNFVDKVIFKNEEGQGIAYYVATIFAELVLGILASAIVMWFSRKREFRADEAGARLAGTSAMIGALQRLRAEQGLPVHMPDTLNAFGINGGIKQGFARMFMSHPPLEERIDALRRRG